The following proteins are co-located in the Paenibacillus sp. JNUCC32 genome:
- a CDS encoding SPL family radical SAM protein, translating to MKHEVLYKTPKTLLNKGTGFLNGYSHTLNPYTGCTFACSYCYVRQMPVSIFRNQEWGSWVDVKLESAAILRKELKRAKSKGPVTIFMSSSTDPYQPIEAKEEVTRALLEAMVSEPPDFLLVQTRSPLVRRDIDLLQQLGARVRVSMTVETDREDIRKHFTPSAPPIQARLKSLELLRDAGIPTQAAIAPVLPSTEAFPQILRPLVNRVCIDDYFMGDGSGGKRTRRLPVQALYEKLDLEEWYDPAAYQVVYDRFNRAFPQEQLFVSQKGFEP from the coding sequence GTGAAACATGAAGTGCTTTATAAAACGCCGAAGACCCTGCTCAATAAAGGAACCGGTTTCCTGAATGGATACAGCCATACCTTGAATCCGTATACAGGATGTACCTTCGCTTGCTCCTACTGCTACGTCCGGCAAATGCCGGTTTCGATATTCCGAAATCAGGAATGGGGAAGTTGGGTTGACGTTAAGCTCGAATCTGCTGCCATTCTGCGTAAAGAACTGAAGCGTGCCAAGTCCAAGGGGCCCGTCACGATCTTCATGTCATCCAGTACCGATCCCTATCAGCCGATTGAGGCCAAGGAAGAAGTGACCCGTGCCTTGCTGGAGGCCATGGTTAGCGAGCCGCCGGATTTCCTGCTGGTGCAGACGCGCAGTCCGTTGGTCCGACGGGATATCGATTTGCTGCAGCAGTTAGGAGCACGCGTGCGGGTAAGCATGACGGTCGAGACCGATCGAGAGGATATTCGCAAGCATTTTACGCCTTCCGCTCCGCCGATCCAAGCCAGATTGAAAAGCCTTGAGCTGCTAAGAGACGCAGGAATACCAACGCAAGCAGCGATTGCTCCCGTCCTTCCAAGCACGGAGGCATTTCCTCAGATCCTCAGGCCGCTCGTCAATCGCGTGTGCATCGACGATTATTTCATGGGGGACGGCAGCGGAGGCAAACGTACGAGACGGCTGCCCGTTCAGGCGTTGTACGAGAAGCTTGATCTGGAAGAATGGTATGATCCCGCCGCATATCAGGTGGTCTACGATCGATTCAACAGGGCGTTTCCGCAAGAGCAGCTATTTGTCAGTCAGAAGGGTTTTGAACCTTAA
- a CDS encoding SDR family NAD(P)-dependent oxidoreductase produces the protein MKLDLTDQIALVTGAAGQLGRVMVRTLAECGADVVIHYRGSLAKAEELQREVESMGRRAYTVQADVTDQASVNAMRDAVLEHFGMLPHIIVANAVESYQWTSVLEQAPEDYESQFQSCVMQSVYLAKAFVPAMIERKSGRFIGINTECSIQNFPSQSAYVAGKRGMDGVYRVLAKEIGEHGITVNQVAPGWTISDRDRENGTEHSASYEASVPLKRRGTDQEIANAVAFLASDLSSFITGAYIPVCGGNVMVGI, from the coding sequence ATGAAGTTGGATTTGACGGATCAAATTGCGTTAGTCACCGGTGCTGCGGGCCAATTGGGCCGGGTCATGGTCCGAACCTTGGCGGAATGCGGCGCAGATGTGGTTATCCATTATCGGGGAAGCTTAGCCAAGGCGGAAGAGCTTCAGCGCGAGGTGGAGTCGATGGGCAGACGCGCGTACACGGTGCAAGCCGACGTGACGGATCAAGCATCCGTGAATGCCATGCGGGATGCAGTGCTTGAACACTTTGGCATGCTGCCTCATATCATCGTTGCGAATGCCGTGGAATCCTATCAATGGACGTCTGTCTTGGAGCAAGCGCCGGAAGATTACGAGAGCCAGTTCCAATCCTGCGTCATGCAAAGCGTCTACCTGGCAAAAGCCTTCGTGCCTGCCATGATCGAGCGAAAGAGCGGCCGCTTCATCGGCATCAATACCGAATGTTCGATCCAGAACTTTCCGAGTCAATCCGCCTACGTAGCTGGCAAGCGCGGCATGGACGGCGTATACCGCGTACTCGCGAAAGAAATCGGCGAGCATGGGATCACCGTCAATCAAGTCGCGCCCGGCTGGACGATCAGCGACCGCGATCGGGAGAACGGTACCGAGCATAGCGCCTCCTACGAAGCTTCCGTGCCCCTGAAACGCCGCGGAACGGACCAGGAGATTGCCAATGCCGTGGCATTCCTGGCCTCGGATTTGTCATCATTTATCACAGGGGCTTATATTCCGGTATGCGGCGGCAATGTGATGGTGGGGATTTAG
- a CDS encoding bifunctional transcriptional activator/DNA repair enzyme AdaA, producing MANRIQPTEAQWKAIIDNDKDSDGQFFYAVQTTKIFCRPSCKSRPPKFENVRVFRSADEARAERFRPCKRCKPTGERLPDHEWIELVAEYIDAHYTDHLTLDVLADVSHGSPYHLHRIFKRVKGQTPMEYIQDYRIGKAKELLANTSLAISDVGHQVGIENTAYFITLFKKKTGMTPLSYRGQYMNNTSAEVHNHEI from the coding sequence GTGGCAAACCGGATACAACCGACCGAAGCCCAGTGGAAAGCCATTATCGACAATGACAAGGACAGTGACGGCCAATTTTTCTACGCGGTGCAGACGACGAAAATCTTCTGCAGGCCATCCTGCAAATCCAGGCCCCCGAAATTTGAAAATGTGCGCGTGTTTCGATCGGCGGATGAAGCGAGGGCCGAACGCTTCCGGCCATGCAAAAGGTGCAAGCCGACCGGCGAGCGCCTGCCGGACCACGAATGGATCGAACTCGTTGCCGAGTATATCGATGCGCATTATACGGATCATTTGACGCTGGATGTCTTGGCGGATGTAAGCCACGGCAGTCCGTACCATCTGCACCGGATTTTTAAGCGGGTCAAAGGGCAGACTCCGATGGAATACATTCAGGATTACCGGATCGGCAAGGCCAAAGAGCTTCTTGCGAATACCAGCCTGGCTATTTCGGATGTCGGCCATCAAGTGGGCATAGAGAACACGGCTTATTTTATCACGCTGTTTAAGAAAAAGACGGGAATGACCCCCCTAAGCTATCGAGGGCAATATATGAACAATACGAGTGCGGAGGTGCATAATCATGAAATCTAA
- a CDS encoding 2OG-Fe(II) oxygenase, with protein MPNPLLQRIKNLDWPAVQAALDEQGYAVIPKLLLPEECAEIIGTYTEEQRFRSTIQMARHRFGLGEYKYYQAPLPETLQQLREGLYPELALTANRWLNRLGHEEKYPASLDEFLGMCHAQGQERSTPLILKYEEGGYNCLHQDLYGDEFFPFQAVFVLNEKEVHYTGGEFLLVEQRPRAQSRGHAIALDQGAGLIFPTNHRPVQGTRGYYRTTLRHGVSTVTSGTRYSLGIIFHDAK; from the coding sequence ATGCCTAATCCTTTGCTGCAGCGCATAAAGAATCTGGATTGGCCTGCCGTACAGGCAGCTTTGGATGAACAGGGATATGCGGTCATTCCCAAGCTGCTCTTGCCCGAGGAATGCGCAGAGATCATAGGCACGTATACGGAAGAGCAGCGTTTTCGCAGCACGATCCAAATGGCCAGGCACCGGTTCGGACTGGGGGAGTACAAATATTATCAGGCGCCGCTTCCCGAAACGCTGCAGCAGCTTCGGGAAGGCTTGTATCCTGAACTTGCGCTGACGGCAAACCGCTGGTTGAACCGGCTAGGGCATGAAGAGAAGTATCCGGCAAGTCTGGATGAGTTTCTGGGGATGTGTCATGCCCAAGGTCAGGAGCGGTCAACGCCGCTGATTTTAAAATATGAAGAAGGCGGATATAATTGCCTGCATCAGGATTTGTACGGTGATGAGTTCTTTCCGTTCCAAGCGGTCTTTGTGCTGAATGAGAAGGAAGTCCATTACACGGGCGGGGAGTTTCTGCTGGTGGAGCAGCGGCCGCGGGCACAGAGCCGGGGACATGCGATCGCCTTGGATCAGGGAGCGGGACTGATCTTTCCGACCAACCATCGTCCGGTGCAGGGAACAAGGGGATATTACCGGACTACGCTCCGGCATGGCGTCAGCACGGTCACGTCGGGGACAAGATACAGCCTGGGGATTATTTTTCATGACGCGAAGTAA
- a CDS encoding DNA-3-methyladenine glycosylase family protein, whose translation MHEPDHNRGDKPYTMEQQQRLPKDSWEDHIHTLKLFVPKEFSFQENLNYLQRSPNECLFTIRNDSIYRAIPLEDDVAVIEVSARNQEQAILVRFLGNTTPTEPSKRAEVAIYVRDWFDLNTDLVPFYSMAETDPLLSQAVQSFYGLRNMGIPDLFEALCWGILGQQINLAYAYTLKRRFVEAFGRRIECEGEVYWMFPRPEDIAPLRVEDLGGLRMTVKKCEYLLGVAELMTDGKLTKELLLEAGGLKKAEKQLVGIRGIGPWTANYVLMRCLRMPAAFPIDDVGLHNAIKHLLGLEAKPSKREILELSAGWANWESYATFYLWRFLY comes from the coding sequence ATGCATGAACCGGACCACAATCGCGGCGACAAGCCGTATACCATGGAACAACAACAACGGCTTCCCAAGGACAGCTGGGAGGATCATATCCATACGCTAAAGCTATTCGTGCCGAAGGAATTCAGCTTTCAGGAGAACCTCAATTATTTGCAAAGATCGCCGAATGAATGTCTCTTTACGATTCGGAACGACAGCATCTACCGGGCGATCCCGCTTGAAGATGACGTTGCCGTGATCGAAGTCAGCGCCAGGAATCAAGAGCAAGCGATCCTGGTTCGATTTTTGGGGAATACCACCCCGACCGAACCAAGCAAGCGGGCGGAGGTAGCCATTTATGTCCGGGACTGGTTCGATCTAAACACCGATTTAGTGCCGTTCTATTCGATGGCCGAGACCGATCCCCTGCTCAGTCAAGCCGTACAGTCCTTCTACGGGCTTCGCAACATGGGCATTCCCGATCTGTTCGAGGCTTTATGCTGGGGCATTCTGGGACAGCAGATTAACCTGGCTTACGCGTATACGCTAAAAAGGCGTTTCGTCGAGGCCTTCGGCAGACGCATCGAGTGTGAAGGCGAGGTTTACTGGATGTTTCCAAGGCCTGAGGACATCGCGCCGCTGCGTGTTGAAGATCTTGGTGGACTTCGGATGACCGTGAAAAAATGCGAGTATCTCCTCGGAGTAGCTGAGCTTATGACGGATGGAAAATTAACGAAAGAACTGCTGCTGGAAGCTGGCGGCTTAAAGAAAGCGGAGAAACAACTGGTCGGCATCCGCGGCATCGGACCGTGGACGGCCAATTATGTGCTGATGCGCTGTTTGCGAATGCCGGCGGCTTTTCCCATCGATGATGTGGGACTGCATAATGCCATCAAACATCTGCTGGGCCTAGAGGCGAAACCGTCGAAGAGGGAGATTCTGGAGCTGTCCGCAGGATGGGCGAACTGGGAATCTTACGCCACTTTTTATCTGTGGAGGTTTCTCTACTAA
- a CDS encoding methylated-DNA--[protein]-cysteine S-methyltransferase translates to MKSNHSIISWTRLRHDDWNIDIAATPQGLCYIGSPDKPFKELEEWVNAKFPGCELFQNDEGMQPYAAELADYFQGKRERFEFAMDYKGTDFQMAVWNALCQIPYGQTFTYSDIAHQIGKPAAVRAVGAAIGANPLLITVPCHRVIGKSGALTGYRGGLEMKTRLLQLERMNVSVRETKEYA, encoded by the coding sequence ATGAAATCTAATCATTCGATCATTAGCTGGACACGATTGCGGCATGATGACTGGAACATAGATATCGCGGCCACGCCGCAAGGTTTATGTTATATCGGATCACCGGATAAACCGTTCAAAGAGCTGGAGGAATGGGTGAACGCGAAATTTCCTGGCTGTGAACTATTCCAGAATGATGAGGGCATGCAGCCATATGCCGCCGAGCTGGCGGACTATTTTCAGGGGAAACGGGAACGGTTTGAGTTCGCAATGGATTACAAGGGTACCGATTTCCAGATGGCGGTATGGAATGCACTGTGCCAGATCCCGTATGGGCAAACCTTCACGTACTCTGACATTGCGCACCAGATCGGCAAGCCGGCGGCTGTGCGTGCTGTTGGTGCGGCTATCGGGGCGAACCCGCTGCTTATCACCGTGCCTTGTCATCGGGTAATCGGCAAAAGCGGCGCATTGACGGGATATCGCGGGGGACTTGAAATGAAGACAAGATTGCTGCAATTGGAGCGAATGAACGTCTCCGTGAGGGAGACGAAGGAGTATGCCTAA
- a CDS encoding chitinase, whose translation MKRDLSRLPDKSRVMLLPLMVVMSMIMNFFPLEVSAAERGAWAPNVSYVVNDNVTYDGKAYKAIQSHTSLPGWEPPNVPALWQFVQGGGGNDTVAPTTPTNVIVSAITSSTVTLSWQASTDNVGVAGYDVYRGTSLAISVTGTTATITGLSPNTTYSFKVIAKNAAGNLSPASAIVNATTSDGTGGGPQPTKHILTGYWQNFVNGASKLKVRDIPDQYDIIVLAFAEMDPANPGGVTFNVDSALSAALGGYTSAELIADIQAKRAQGKKIIISIGGELGNINLNNPSPNVANFVNSMYGIITQYGLDGIDIDLEHGMNVPNVTNAIRQLKQKVGNDFVLTMAPQTIDMQNPNTSYMQLYNNLKDMTTVINVQYYNSGCMLGRDGKCYSQGTVDFLTALSDLTLQWVSPSQLGIGVPATSSAAGGGYVSPAVVNNALNCLATGNSCGSYKPVAKYPDIRGAMTWSINWDATTNYALAKTVRPFLNTLP comes from the coding sequence ATGAAAAGGGATTTATCCAGATTGCCGGACAAATCGAGAGTGATGTTATTGCCTTTAATGGTCGTCATGTCTATGATTATGAACTTTTTTCCCCTTGAAGTTTCTGCAGCAGAACGGGGCGCTTGGGCACCCAATGTATCTTATGTCGTTAACGACAACGTGACGTACGACGGGAAGGCGTATAAAGCTATTCAATCTCATACCTCATTACCCGGATGGGAACCACCCAATGTTCCTGCATTGTGGCAATTTGTTCAAGGTGGTGGAGGTAATGATACAGTAGCTCCGACAACTCCTACGAATGTAATTGTAAGCGCAATCACATCTTCAACCGTTACTTTATCCTGGCAAGCATCTACGGACAATGTAGGTGTGGCAGGATATGATGTATACCGAGGAACATCCCTTGCCATCTCTGTTACAGGAACGACAGCGACAATAACGGGTCTCTCACCGAACACGACATATTCTTTTAAGGTCATTGCGAAGAATGCTGCCGGGAACCTTTCTCCTGCCAGTGCGATCGTCAATGCCACCACTTCAGATGGAACGGGTGGGGGTCCCCAGCCGACGAAGCATATATTGACAGGGTACTGGCAGAACTTTGTCAATGGTGCCAGCAAATTGAAAGTTAGAGATATACCGGATCAGTACGACATCATTGTTTTAGCGTTTGCCGAGATGGATCCTGCTAACCCTGGTGGTGTCACTTTCAACGTTGATTCCGCACTATCCGCAGCTCTTGGCGGGTACACCAGTGCCGAACTAATCGCGGATATTCAGGCTAAACGCGCTCAAGGTAAGAAGATCATCATATCCATTGGAGGGGAATTAGGGAACATTAATTTGAATAATCCTTCCCCGAATGTAGCGAACTTTGTGAACAGCATGTACGGAATCATCACTCAATATGGGCTTGACGGGATAGACATTGATCTGGAGCATGGCATGAATGTACCTAATGTAACCAATGCGATCCGCCAACTAAAACAAAAAGTAGGAAATGATTTTGTTCTGACGATGGCTCCCCAAACGATAGACATGCAGAATCCAAACACTTCTTACATGCAGCTATATAACAATCTGAAGGATATGACTACCGTAATTAACGTCCAGTATTATAATTCTGGATGCATGTTAGGACGCGACGGGAAATGCTATTCCCAAGGCACGGTTGATTTCCTGACGGCTCTTTCGGACTTAACGCTGCAGTGGGTATCGCCTTCCCAATTGGGAATAGGAGTACCTGCTACCTCTTCAGCTGCCGGAGGTGGATATGTTTCTCCAGCGGTCGTAAATAATGCCCTCAATTGTCTAGCAACCGGAAACAGCTGTGGTAGTTATAAGCCTGTGGCTAAATACCCCGATATACGGGGAGCAATGACGTGGTCCATTAACTGGGATGCGACTACGAATTACGCGCTTGCCAAAACGGTGAGACCATTCCTAAACACCCTTCCTTAA
- a CDS encoding HAD-IA family hydrolase, giving the protein MTAKPQLVLDLAGVLVSNFSSAFWLTLAEGSEISFQDIRVQFDEVRRDLWTGKMKEDEFWGWMSLRMKQINKEEARELITQSLQPLPGLNHLAQWSEIADIHVLSNHCKEWLEPILEKVEPYARSITISNQVGLRKPDLQIYKHVVKQFERSELTVVYVDDQEKNLKPAIDLGWKTLLADQEHKWIEQVGPMLVTNVL; this is encoded by the coding sequence ATGACGGCAAAGCCACAACTGGTATTGGATTTAGCTGGCGTATTGGTGAGTAATTTTTCATCTGCTTTTTGGCTTACATTAGCGGAGGGCTCCGAAATCTCGTTTCAAGATATCAGGGTACAATTTGATGAGGTTCGTAGAGACTTATGGACAGGAAAGATGAAGGAAGATGAGTTTTGGGGATGGATGAGCCTGCGAATGAAGCAAATCAACAAAGAGGAAGCCAGGGAGTTAATAACTCAATCGTTGCAACCGCTTCCTGGATTAAATCACTTGGCGCAATGGAGCGAAATCGCGGATATCCATGTACTAAGCAATCATTGCAAGGAATGGCTGGAGCCGATTTTAGAAAAAGTAGAACCTTATGCTAGGAGCATTACCATTTCGAATCAAGTCGGTTTGAGGAAACCTGATCTGCAAATTTATAAACATGTTGTGAAACAATTCGAACGTTCAGAACTGACGGTTGTTTATGTTGATGATCAGGAAAAGAACCTGAAACCGGCTATCGACCTTGGATGGAAAACCTTGCTGGCCGATCAAGAGCATAAATGGATAGAACAAGTGGGACCTATGTTGGTGACAAACGTCTTGTAA
- a CDS encoding AAA family ATPase, producing the protein MIILISGNSCTGKTYMAQQLLEKYHVPYLSIDHLKMGLYRADMNCGFTPVDSTEHIGAQLWPIIKGIIMTNIENKQNLIIEGCYILPHHLQDFEPSYSQHIISVFLGFSTSYIRQNFQSNIVQLRNAIEARMYPEERTVADYTHEHDVFREKCASSNVPYFEIQENYEEETANIYAYIDREKKKLEYEQR; encoded by the coding sequence ATGATCATATTAATCAGCGGAAACAGCTGCACGGGAAAGACATATATGGCTCAACAATTACTTGAAAAGTATCACGTGCCTTATCTGTCCATCGATCATTTGAAAATGGGCTTGTACAGAGCAGACATGAACTGCGGTTTCACGCCGGTGGATTCAACCGAGCATATCGGTGCACAATTATGGCCGATCATCAAAGGGATCATCATGACAAACATTGAAAACAAGCAAAATCTAATCATTGAAGGCTGTTACATTTTGCCTCATCATCTGCAAGATTTTGAGCCGTCCTATTCACAACACATCATTTCCGTGTTCTTAGGATTCTCCACCTCGTACATCCGGCAGAATTTCCAATCCAACATCGTTCAACTCCGCAATGCTATCGAAGCGCGAATGTATCCTGAAGAGAGAACTGTTGCCGACTATACTCATGAGCATGATGTATTCCGTGAAAAGTGTGCGTCATCGAATGTCCCTTATTTTGAAATTCAAGAGAACTATGAAGAAGAAACCGCAAATATATATGCCTACATAGATCGTGAGAAGAAGAAACTCGAGTATGAACAGCGGTAA